Below is a genomic region from Desulfovulcanus ferrireducens.
AACTGGATGGTTCCAGGGCCGTGGGCACGTATATTCCTTCTTCCAGTCCTGTTTACCAAACAGTTATGTCCGGAAAGACCTTCCGTGGCAGGGCCTTTGTTGTTAATGCCTGGTATCTTACGGCCTATAAACCCTTGCGTGATCCTTCCGGGAAGATCGTTGCTGTCATTTATGTCGGCCGTAAAATAATGACCCCCGAATTATTAACTCTTCTTAAAAAATTCAATATCAAGGGTAAGGGTGAGGTTACAGTCTTTAATTCCAAAGGAGAGATTCTCTACCATCCCGATCAATTAACTCAGACAAATATAACAGATTTTGAATTTGGTCAAAAAATGCTTCAAATAAAAGAGGGAAAACTTGATTTTGAATGGGAAGGAAAGCCAACAACAGCTCTCATCTATCACTTTGCTCCCTGGGACTGGCATATCGTCCTTAGCCTCGAGAAACGGGATCTCTTCTTTGGTATGGACAAGGTTTTGTTCTCCACCAGCGCCGTTACCGGAAGCTTGGCTCTGGTCCTGGCTGTAATTTTGATCTTTTTCCTAATGAAAAATCTTACCAAGATTCTGCGCAATATTGCCCAGTCTTGCCGTAAGATTGCCGATGGTCAGTATGATACCCGCATAGAGTATGTAGCAAAAGACGTCATTGGAGAAACAGTTTCAGCCATCAATGATATGGCAAGAGCTATAGAGGATAAAATCTTTCTTCAGGAATCTTTCAGAAATGGCATTACCGCTCCTATGTTTACCGTAAGTGCCAAGGATAGGGTCGTTCAATATGTTAATGATGCTATCTGTGAACTTACTGGCAGAAGCAAAGAAGAGGTCATTGGAAAATTAAAAGGTTATGAGCTGTTAAATTACTCTTCCTTTGAAGAATGCCAGGTATGCAAGCCCGTAGCTGAAATCGTTATTCCTCAAGGACGGCCTTGGGCAGGAGAAGTTAGTTTTAAACATAAAAATGGAGAAGAAAAGATTGTTTTAGTCAATGCTTTTCCTGTTAAAGATAGAGAGGGTCAGACCGTTGAAGCCGTGATCATTCTCCAGGATGTTACTGATATACGAAAAAATGAAGAAATCATGGCCAGACAGGCTGAAACCTTGAGAGAGGCTGCTGCCTCCATCACCGAAATCACCGACCTCATGGCCTCTGCCTCTGATCAATTATCTGCTCAGATCGAACAAACAACAAGAGGTGCTGAACTACAGAAGCAAAGGGCCGAAGAAACTGCTACAGCCATGGAAGAAATGAATGCCACGGTCTTGGAGGTAGCTAAAAATGCCTCTAACGCTGCGGAAAATACAGAAGCGGCTAAGAATAAGGCCCTTGATGGTTCAAAAATAGTACATGATGCACTCAAGGCCATTGAACAGGCTCAGGAGTTGACCAGCCTGGTCAAAGAAAATGTGAATCAACTCGGTCAGAAGGCAGAAGATATCGGAGAGGTTATTGACGTTATCACTGATATTGCCGATCAGACTAATTTGCTGGCCTTAAATGCTGCTATTGAGGCAGCCAGGGCTGGTGAACATGGTAGAGGATTTGCTGTTGTTGCTGATGAAGTAAGAAAGTTAGCTGAAAAAACCATGGCAGCAACAAAGGAGGTTGGTGAGGTTATTTCTTCCATCCAGGAAGGTACGCGTGAAAATATTGAAGATACAGATAAGGCGGCTCAGGCTGTACAGGAGGCCACTGAGCTGGCTAATAAATCCGGTCAGGCCCTCCAAGAGATCGTACGTATTGCTGAAGAAAACGCTGATCAAGTTCGGGCCATTGCTACTGCTTCTGAAGAACAATCAGCAGCCAGTGAAGAGATTACTAGAGCGGTAGAAGAGATAAACAGGATTTCAGCCGAGACAAGTAGTGGCATGCAAGAGGCAGCCCAAGCCATTGCTGAATTGGCATCTCAGGCACAGAAGCTTAAAAATTTAGTCCAGAAAATGCAAGATTAGGGTTCATAGTTAGTCAGGGGCCAGAGTTAGTTCTAGCCCCTGACCTTAAACTTCCCGCAGGTAAACTTTTCCCCTTCCGGACAATATCCCAGCCTTTCACATTTTGGACCGGCAACAGCAAAGATGACCGGTAGTTCCTGACGCAAAATCTTAAGCATTTTCCAGGCCATTTTGCGGATCTCCCATTGTGCCCGCTCACAGCACCTGAGTTCAAAAAAATGTAACAGGCTACGGCAGTTCATGGTGAAGACCACTTTGGATTCACATGCCTGGGGAAGGACAAACCGTGCGTCTTCATTGGCCTTTTTCCCCAGGCCATTATCTTGTAAAATCCTTTTTAGGTTACGGTATGCTTTCCCTATTGTTTGCATACACTGTTCAAATTCGACCTTAGCTTCGGGTATCTTGGCAATACTGGGAGGCAGGATATAATCAAAGTCACTTTCATCAACATACCGCTGGCTCTGCTGGGAGTAGGATGCAATGCGATGTCTTACCAGTTGGTGGGTAAGAGCCCTGGAAACTCCCTGCACGGCAAAGGTGAAACTTACATGCTCAATAGGGCTTTCGTGTCCGGACTCTAATATTTTGGCAATAAACTCAGCCTGCTTTTCTTTCTCTATCTTGCCTGAAACAAGGTCGTCCCATATGTCTCCTACGAATCCTGCACTATAGCACTGTCTGAACGCAGCATAAATGAGAGACAGTCCGCTGTCTGTTTTACTGAGTAATTTTATTTCCAGTTTTTTTTCGGGCATTTGTTAATCCTCGGTGTCCAGGGGCAAGTAGCCTTGATTTTGAGGGGATATTTTCAAATGCGTATAAGCTCGGGCAGTGGCTACTCTGCCCCTGGGAGTTCTTTTTAAGAATCCGCATTGGATAAGGTAGGGTTCATAAATTTCTTCAATCGTGCGTACTTCTTCGGAAACCGCAGCGGCAATGGTTTTTA
It encodes:
- a CDS encoding methyl-accepting chemotaxis protein; translation: MLRGLKFTTKMYAGTIVIVLLTIGLMGGLNFLRMRASLFDLGQSFMHSALEQLLHAMVMKNDITQEKINADLALMDEKVEDLGSVYLDETQMIEMTITNQITKQTERVRIPTLKIGPMVINNNFELVDKVQATVGGTATIFQVLPGKLLRVSTNVKKLDGSRAVGTYIPSSSPVYQTVMSGKTFRGRAFVVNAWYLTAYKPLRDPSGKIVAVIYVGRKIMTPELLTLLKKFNIKGKGEVTVFNSKGEILYHPDQLTQTNITDFEFGQKMLQIKEGKLDFEWEGKPTTALIYHFAPWDWHIVLSLEKRDLFFGMDKVLFSTSAVTGSLALVLAVILIFFLMKNLTKILRNIAQSCRKIADGQYDTRIEYVAKDVIGETVSAINDMARAIEDKIFLQESFRNGITAPMFTVSAKDRVVQYVNDAICELTGRSKEEVIGKLKGYELLNYSSFEECQVCKPVAEIVIPQGRPWAGEVSFKHKNGEEKIVLVNAFPVKDREGQTVEAVIILQDVTDIRKNEEIMARQAETLREAAASITEITDLMASASDQLSAQIEQTTRGAELQKQRAEETATAMEEMNATVLEVAKNASNAAENTEAAKNKALDGSKIVHDALKAIEQAQELTSLVKENVNQLGQKAEDIGEVIDVITDIADQTNLLALNAAIEAARAGEHGRGFAVVADEVRKLAEKTMAATKEVGEVISSIQEGTRENIEDTDKAAQAVQEATELANKSGQALQEIVRIAEENADQVRAIATASEEQSAASEEITRAVEEINRISAETSSGMQEAAQAIAELASQAQKLKNLVQKMQD
- the thyX gene encoding FAD-dependent thymidylate synthase, which gives rise to MPEKKLEIKLLSKTDSGLSLIYAAFRQCYSAGFVGDIWDDLVSGKIEKEKQAEFIAKILESGHESPIEHVSFTFAVQGVSRALTHQLVRHRIASYSQQSQRYVDESDFDYILPPSIAKIPEAKVEFEQCMQTIGKAYRNLKRILQDNGLGKKANEDARFVLPQACESKVVFTMNCRSLLHFFELRCCERAQWEIRKMAWKMLKILRQELPVIFAVAGPKCERLGYCPEGEKFTCGKFKVRG